The Chanos chanos chromosome 6, fChaCha1.1, whole genome shotgun sequence genome includes a region encoding these proteins:
- the LOC115815150 gene encoding alpha-2-macroglobulin-like: MAFPNEALLAFLHRESGSAQLPVTVPDTITTWETEAFCLSSKGFGLAAPAELIVFQPFFLELSLPYSIIRGELFELKATVFNYLSKSIMVKVTPAPSSDYTLKPSSDGQYSSCLRANGRKTFRWTLIPSVLGVLNVTVSAEAEASQSLCDNEIVTVPDRGRIDTVTRTLLVKAEGTERTETHSWLLCPQGSDGRGGANTS, from the exons ATGGCATTCCCAAATGAGGCATTGCTAGCATTTCTTCACAGGGAATCTGGATCTGCACAACTACCTGTTACTGTCCCTGACACCATCACCACCTGGGAGACAGAGGCCTTTTGTCTGTCCTCCAAGGGTTTTGGTCTGGCTGCCCCAGCCGAACTCATCGTCTTTCAGCCTTTCTTCCTGGAGCTCTCCCTTCCTTACTCCATAATCCGAGGAGAACTCTTTGAGCTTAAGGCCACTGTCTTCAACTATCTGTCAAAGAGCATTATG GTTAAAGTAACTCCAGCCCCTTCCTCAGACTACACTCTAAAACCCTCCTCAGATGGCCAGTATTCTTCTTGTCTGCGTGCAAACGGTAGGAAGACCTTCAGATGGACTCTGATACCCTCTGTGCTGG GGGTCCTGAATGTGACTGTAAGTGCAGAGGCAGAAgcatctcagtctctgtgtgacaATGAGATTGTGACTGTACCAGACAGAGGCCGCATTGACACAGTTACACGAACACTGCTGGTAAag GCTGAAGGAACTGAGAGGACAGAGACCCACAGCTGGTTGCTTTGTCCCCAAG GTTCTGATGGAAGAGGTGGAGCTAACACTTCCTGA
- the LOC115813634 gene encoding alpha-2-macroglobulin-like, with product MHLAMAILGTPLWRGLILVFFHFCYTAKGTEQPVFLVTYPAVIQPGTESKLCASLLQPKETVIMTVYLVNNDQNRTLIQERTQEEFHRCFNFQAPLVQAESKQSITVEVQGESFHLKKERKILFKPFKKNMTFIQTDKPIYIPGHTVLFRIMSMDSNFIPIEQVYPVVYLEDRRHNRISQWVNVSSKSKILQLSHNLDSEAPVGMYQIIVEIDGRQIRHYFHVKEYALPKFEIKLNLPETVGIGGEGLKVEVCGRYTYGQPVPGKVFMELCGKSSSHSPSCLTESVEMSDSGCIIHVFNIFDLLKNQSVSSFHFSAKLTEEGTGISMSRHGTVYVSYKLGELTFVDTPDNYEHGAIIEGKIKATYINGTPIANKNIFLLDGRLWSPTLIENLTTDANGIAHFSVNTTTFPGAPLNLLASDTTERSHSWYDRPHILNAFRIIHLAQPHRPHTPTRSELTIEDLEEPLKCDTDVPVTVRYAIVGEAIKNGSLSIIYLALSNGEIFQYGAMQVTVKDSDRVNQGKVSFTLHVSAETASRVQILVYCVPPSETVIAGHKDFRTEQCFRNKVSLQFSPSKAVPGEENTLQLSAEPGSLCGLSAVDQSVLILESGERLSADKIFRMRPPPHHPVELDSDHDCVHVRDRRYVLPFPGAVDISALSLFKRMGLNLATNAIARIPPCVVYRGNTYHLSGEILQIYPEGSRGFGMAGGSGMRPTETIRSFFPETWIWNLLEVGESGSAQLPVTVPDTITTWETEAFCLSSKGFGLAAPAELTVFQPFFLELSLPYSIIRGELFELKATVFNYLSKSIMVKVTPAPSSDYTLKPSSDGQYSSCLRANGRKTFRWTLIPSVLGVLNVTVSAEAEASQSLCDNEIVTVPDRGRIDTVTRTLLVKAEGTEKTNSYSWLLCPHGNTVTEEVELTLPEVVVEGSIKASVSVLGDILGRALQNLDGLLKMPYGCGEQNIALLSPNIYILQYLESTEQLTSAIRERATGFLKNGYQRQLNYKHSDGSYSAFGVGDGNTWLTAFVMRSFGKAQTYIFIEPRHITSAKQWLVSQQRPDGCFMRKGRLFHNRMKGGVSDDVTMTAYIVAAMLELNISVMEPSVSKGLLCLKSSISNLTNNYATALLAYTFSLAGEKEIRSQLLQKLDDVASKEGGHLSWSQSNSEQSESLAVEMSSYVLLAVLTNSPLSTADLGYASRIVNWLVRQQNPYGGFSSTQDTVVALQALALYATKVFSSGSSATVTVQSASGASHLFDVDQSNTLLYQERALQDIPAKYSVEVKGSACVSVQMAVFYNIPTPKKDSVFSVEAKTEENCTKFPQTLVIKITVQYNGSQESTNMVIVDIKMLSGFIIDGTSLKTLRRSVLVSRVDSQDDHVIMYLEELPKAIPLHYTLSVTQQVPGKNLKPAVIKVYDYYQTSDQAETEYSFQCTGKEPDISHNEVQ from the exons ATGCACTTAGCAATGGCTATTCTTGGGACGCCATTGTGGAGAGGACTGATCCTAGTGTTTTTTCACTTCTGCTATACTGCTAAGGGAACTGAACAACC GGTGTTTTTGGTGACATATCCTGCCGTTATTCAGCCAGGTACTGAGTCCAAACTGTGTGCCAGTCTTCTACAGCCAAAAGAGACTGTGATAATGACAGTTTATCTGGTCAACAATGACCAGAACCGAACACTGATTCAGGAAAGAACGCAAGAAGAGTTTCATCGCTGTTTTAATTTTCAG GCTCCTCTAGTGCAGGCTGAGTCTAAACAGAGCATTACAGTGGAGGTGCAAGGGGAATCGTTCCACttgaaaaaggaaaggaaaatcCTGTTCAAACCCttcaaaaaaaatatgacttttatacagacagataaaccaATCTATATTCCAGGACACACAG tGCTTTTCAGAATTATGTCCATGGATTCCAATTTCATACCAATTGAGCAAGTG TACCCAGTAGTGTACCTTGAG GATAGGCGGCATAACAGAATCAGTCAGTGGGTAAATGTCTCCTCCAAAAGCAAGATTTTACAGCTTTCTCATAACTTGGACTCGGAGGCACCTGTTGGCATGTACCAAATCATTGTAGAAATTGATGGAAGACAAATAAGACATTATTTTCATGTAAAAGAGTATG CTTTGCCAaagtttgaaataaaattgaacttACCTGAAACAGTAGGAATAGGTGGAGAGGGGCTAAAAGTAGAAGTGTGTGGAAG ATATACTTATGGACAACCTGTTCCTGGGAAAGTGTTTATGGAACTGTGTGGAAAATCATCTTCCCATTCTCCATCATGCCTCACTGAATCGGTTGAG aTGAGTGACAGTGGCTGTATCATTCATGTCTTCAACATATTTGATTTACTGAAAAACCAAAGTGtatcttcatttcatttttctgctaAGTTAACTGAAGAAGGAACAG GGATCTCAATGTCCAGACATGGCACTGTGTATGTATCTTACAAGCTTGGTGAACTCACATTTGTTGATACACCAGATAACTATGAACATGGAGCAATAATAGAGGGAAAG ATCAAAGCTACATATATTAATGGAACTCCCATTGCAAACAAGAACATCTTTCTTTTGGATGGTCGGTTGTGGTCCCCAACTCTAATAGAGAATCTTACCACAGATGCTAATGGAATAGCTCATttctctgtcaacacaacaACCTTTCCTGGAGCCCCTCTTAACCTCTTA GCAAGCGATACTACAGAACGTTCTCATAGTTGGTATGACAGACCCCACATTCTAAATGCATTCAGAATCATTCACCTGGCACAACCCCACAGACCTCACACACCCACAAGAAGTGAACTTACTATAGAAGACTTGGAGGAGCCACTGAAATGTGACACAGACGTACCAGTAACTGTCAGGTACGCTATTGTTGGTGAAGCCATAAAGAATGGGTCCTTAAGCATAATCTACTTG GCATTATCCAATGGAGAGATTTTTCAATATGGAGCCATGCAGGTTACAGTAAAGGACTCTGATAGAGTTAATCAAGGCAAAGTCTCTTTCACACTGCATGTCAGTGCTGAGACTGCTTCTCGGGTGCAGATTTTGGTATACTGTGTTCCACCAAGTGAGACTGTTATAGCTGGCCACAAAGatttcagaacagaacagtgtttCAGAAATAAG GTATCTTTGCAGTTTTCTCCGTCCAAGGCTGTTCCAGGTGAAGAGAACACCCTGCAACTCTCAGCTGAGCCAGGCTCACTGTGTGGTCTCAGTGCTGTGGATCAGAGCGTGCTCATCTTGGAATCAGGGGAACGTCTGAGTGCTGATAAG ATCTTCAGGATGCGGCCGCCACCACATCATCCAGTTGAACTTGACAGTGACCATGACTGTGTTCATGTCAGAGACCGCCGATATGTGTTACCGTTCCCTGGTGCAGTAGACATTTCTGCTCTCAGTCTTTTCAAG agaatgggaTTGAACTTGGCCACAAACGCAATTGCAAGAATTCCTCCCTGTGTAGTGTACAGAGGAAACACTTATCACTTGAGTGGTGAGATCTTACAAA TTTACCCTGAGGGCAGCAGAGGATTTGGCATGGCAGGAGGAAGTGGGATGCGTCCAACTGAGACAATCCGCTCCTTCTTTCCAGAGACTTGGATCTGGAATCTTTTAGAAGTAGG gGAATCTGGATCTGCACAACTGCCTGTTACTGTCCCTGACACCATCACCACCTGGGAGACAGAGGCCTTTTGTCTGTCCTCCAAAGGTTTTGGTCTGGCTGCCCCAGCCGAACTCACCGTCTTTCAGCCTTTCTTCCTGGAGCTCTCCCTTCCTTACTCCATAATCCGAGGAGAACTGTTTGAGCTAAAGGCCACTGTCTTCAACTATCTGTCAAAGAGCATTATG GTTAAAGTAACTCCAGCCCCTTCCTCAGACTACACTCTAAAACCCTCCTCAGATGGCCAGTATTCTTCTTGTCTGCGTGCAAACGGAAGGAAGACCTTCCGATGGACTCTGATACCCTCTGTGCTGG GGGTCCTGAATGTGACTGTAAGTGCAGAGGCAGAAgcatctcagtctctgtgtgacaATGAGATTGTGACTGTACCAGACAGAGGCCGCATTGACACAGTTACGCGAACTTTGCTGGTGAAG GCTGAAGGCACTGAAAAGACCAACAGCTACAGCTGGTTGCTTTGTCCCCATG GAAACACTGTGACAGAGGAGGTAGAGCTCACTCTGCCTGAAGTTGTGGTAGAGGGATCTATTAAAGCTTCAGTTTCAGTCCTTG GAGACATTTTGGGCCGTGCGCTACAGAATCTTGATGGATTGCTGAAGATGCCGTATGGTTGTGGGGAGCAAAACATTGCACTTCTCTCCCCTAACATCTACATCCTGCAGTACCTAGAGAGCACTGAGCAGCTCACTTCAGCCATTCGAGAAAGGGCCACTGGTTTCCTTAAAAATG GATACCAGAGGCAACTTAACTACAAGCATTCTGATGGATCCTATAGTGCATTTGGTGTAGGTGATGGGAATACATG GCTTACAGCTTTTGTCATGAGGTCCTTTGGCAAAGCCCAAACTTACATTTTTATAGAGCCACGCCACATTACTAGTGCAAAGCAATGGCTAGTAAGTCAACAGAGACCAGATGGTTGCTTCATGAGGAAAGGTCGTCTCTTTCACAACAGAATGAAG GGAGGGGTGAGTGATGATGTGACTATGACCGCATACATTGTTGCTGCAATGCTTGAGCTGAACATATCAGTGATG GAGCCCTCTGTGAGTAAAGGCTTGTTGTGCCTAAAGTCCTCCATCAGTAATCTAACAAATAACTACGCCACTGCTTTGCTCGCCTACACCTTCAGCCTGGCTGGGGAAAAGGAAATACGTTCTCAGCTTCTGCAAAAACTGGATGATGTGGCCTCAAAAGAGG GTGGTCATCTCTCCTGGTCCCAGTCAAATTCGGAACAATCAGAGTCCTTGGCAGTGGAGATGAGCTCTTATGTGCTGCTAGCAGTTCTCACTAATTCCCCACTCTCTACTGCTGACTTAGGTTATGCCAGCAGGATTGTCAATTGGCTGGTGAGGCAGCAAAACCCCTACGGAGGGTTCTCCTCCACACAG GATACGGTGGTGGCACTACAGGCCCTGGCTCTGTATGCCACTAAAGTGTTCAGCTCAGGTAGCTCTGCAACGGTGACAGTGCAGTCTGCCAGCGGGGCAAGTCACCTTTTTGATGTGGACCAGAGCAATACACTGCTGTACCAGGAGAGGGCGCTACAGGACATACCAGCAAAATATAGTGTTGAAGTGAAAGGctctgcctgtgtctctgtacag ATGGCCGTGTTCTACAACATCCCAACACCCAAGAAGGactctgttttcagtgttgaagCAAAGACTGAGGAGAACTGCACAAAGTTTCCACAAACTCTGGTCATCAAAATCACAGTCCA atATAATGGGTCACAGGAGAGCACCAACATGGTCATTGTGGATATAAAAATGTTGTCAGGGTTCATAATTGATGGAACTTCTTTGAAAACT TTGAGGCGTTCTGTACTTGTGAGTCGTGTGGACTCCCAAGATGACCATGTCATCATGTATTTGGAGGAG CTTCCGAAGGCTATTCCTCTTCATTATACTCTGTCTGTTACTCAGCAAGTCCCAGGGAAGAATCTCAAGCCAGCAGTGATAAAAGTCTATGACTACTATCAAACCA GTGACCAGGCTGAAACAGAATATTCTTTCCAGTGTACAGGCAAAGAACCCGACATATCACACAATGAAGTACAATGA